The sequence TCCACGGGGCGCCGGGAGAGACGCTCGACGACTGGCGACGCACCCTCGACGACGTGATCGGACTGGACCCGGTGCATGTGAGCGCGTACGCGCTGACGGTGGAACCGGGCACGCCGCTCGCCAAGGATCCGTCCCGCCACCCCGACGACGACGACCAGGCCGACAAGTACGAGTTGGCGGTCGAGCGACTCGAAGCCGCGGGGTTCGCCTGGTACGAGCTGTCGAACTGGGCGCGCCCAGGTCACGAGGCGCGCCACAACCTCTTGTACTGGACCATGGGCGACTACCTGGCGGTGGGGTGCGCCGCGCACGGTCACCGCGATGGCCGCCGTTACTGGCACGTGCGGACGCCGGACCGGTATGTGTCGCTCATCGAGGCGGGTGCGTCGGTCGAGGCGGGATCCGAGCGGCTCGACGCCGACCAACGCCGGATCGAGGCCCTGCAGCTCGCGTTGCGCACCCGCGACGGCGTCCCTGCGTCGTCGTTCACCGACGCCGATCGCGCCGGCCCGCTCGCACCACTGTTGGAGCCCGCAGCCAGGCCTGGCAACGTGCGGTTGACGGTTCCGGGACGCCTCCTCGCCAACGAGGTGGCCCTCCGCCTTCGCTGACCTCCCGCCACCCCCACCAGACGCTTCGTGCTGTGAGCAGTTAGCGACCGTATACGTGCTCAAGTGCTCACAGCAGGGATGGGGAAGTGTCGCGATCGTGGTGGTGCGCGCCCCACGCTTCGTGCTGTGAGCAGTTAGCCACCGTATACGTGCTCAAGTGCTCACAGCAGGGATGGGGAATGGGGGAGAGCGGCGGATTCGACAGGCCGGGTCGGGGCTTGTGACGGTACCGGGTATGGAGCTGCCGCCCCTGGTCGAGGAATGGGACCGTGACTTGCGCAGCGGGGACCCGCTCGGATTCCCCGGCTATGCCGCGGTGCTCGACGAGATGGCCGAGGAGTCGGTTCGGACTGGCCGCACGCA comes from Acidimicrobiales bacterium and encodes:
- the hemW gene encoding radical SAM family heme chaperone HemW; this encodes MTAPFGVYVHVPFCRHRCDYCAFATWTDRDELIDRYVDACQRQIERDRAGRLPPVTSVFFGGGTPSRLPPEQLVGVLAAIAPESDAEVTVECNPDDASVERFAAYRAGGVNRLSFGVQSTAAHVLRALGRTHDPANVVAAADAAHEAGIPFSVDLIHGAPGETLDDWRRTLDDVIGLDPVHVSAYALTVEPGTPLAKDPSRHPDDDDQADKYELAVERLEAAGFAWYELSNWARPGHEARHNLLYWTMGDYLAVGCAAHGHRDGRRYWHVRTPDRYVSLIEAGASVEAGSERLDADQRRIEALQLALRTRDGVPASSFTDADRAGPLAPLLEPAARPGNVRLTVPGRLLANEVALRLR